TCGCACAGATCGTCGTAGCAATATCTCATAGTGAAAAGACCACACAAAAAGAGGTTCAGCAGCTGGTCAAAAAACTGATCATCGAAAACGTAAAGTTCAAAGAGGGACATTTTGATGAAGAACATGTCGTGTTCTATATCAATAACACGGGAAGATTTGTCCGCCACTCCCCTATCGCTGACTCCGGATTGACAGGGAGAAAAGTCGTATGTGATACTTATGGCGGATATGCACCTATAGGCGGTGGTTCGCAAAGCTCAAAAGATTACAGTAAAGTGGACCGCTCTGCACTCTATGCAGCCAGATGGGTCGCCAAACATATTGTTGCAGCCGGTCTTGCAAAAAAAGCACTGGTTCAACTGGCTTACGTCATCGCTGAGCCAATACCTATCTCAGTGACAGTGGATACACAGCATACAGCACTAACTGACATCAAAGACGAAGAGCTTTCAATAAAGATTGCTGCTCAGTTTCCCCTCACTCCAAAATGGATCACTGAAAAGTTCGGACTTGATCGTCCAAGTAAAGAACACTTCCTCTATGCAGAAGTAGCAGCCAAAGGTCAAGTCGGATATAGTGAATATCCATGGGAACAGTTGGATGCATTGGATTGGTTTAAAAAACTGAAACAGTGATGCCATGCACGATCAAAGATAAAAATCGTTTCTTTTTATGCACTAGTGTTATAATAAAGTAAACGCGTTGGCGAATTTCGTCTTATCTCTTACATATGAAAAAGGAGATAGTTATGGATGAAAGTATTTTCAAAGTAGCTGCAGTGCAGGCAGTTCCTGTTTTTTTTGATCGTGAATCTACTGTCGAGAAAGCATGCAGGCTGATCAAAGAAGCTTCTCAGAATGGTGCTCGTCTTATCGTTTTTCCTGAAGTGTTTGTCCCGGGTTACCCGGACTGGGTGTGGAATGGACCTGCAAGCCAGATCTCTTTAAACCAGGAACTTTACGGCTTATACAGTTTGAAAAAACGGTTGAAGAATATAATGTAGTTCAAAAAGAAGCATAAAGTGAAACAACCCATCTTTTGCATTTCTAAAAAATACAAAAACGCATTTGGTTGTTAAAGAAAATATAGATAAATTAACTGTGATATATGTTGCCATTACCAGGAGAATAAACGATGAAAAGATCAAACTCCAGAAGAACAATAACACTACTTGGAGCTATCTCTATAGGAATTGGCGGTATGGTAGGCGGAGGTATCTTTGCTGTATTGGGTGAAGCTGTATCATTAGCCCATGGAGCTACAATGGTGGCATTTTTGGTAGCGGGTATTGTAGCCGTGTTGTCAGCATATTCCTATGCAAAACTATCTGTACACTATCAGAACCGTGGAGGTACAGTTGTTTTCGTGAACCATGCCTTTGGCTTCAACCTTCTCTCCGGTAGTCTCAATCTTTTGCTATGGCTCAGTTATCTGGTGACGATATCTCTCTATGCCGTAGCATTTGCATCATATGGTGCAACCTTTTTCCCACAACCCTCTGAATCATGGTTGCGGCATCTACTCATCAGTATAGCTATTGTTTTACCTACAGCGATCAATCTGATCAGTGCCTCGTTTGTAAGCAGATCAGAATCTTTGATAGTATTTATCAAAGTGATATTATTGTTGTTGATTATCGTTTCAGGGAGCGGTTATATAGAAGTAGAGAGACTTTCTCCTGTGGAGTGGGGAACACCGTTTTCGATCTTTATTGCGGGTATGATCATATTTGTAGCTTATGAAGGATTTGAGCTAATTGCCAATGCTTCAGAAGATATCGAAAACCCTGAATCCAATCTACCTAAAGCTTTTTTTATCTCGGTGATCTCTGTTATTGTACTTTATATCCTTATTGCTATTATCACGGTGGGGACTGTTTCAAGCGATACACTTCTTAAAGCCAAGGATTATGCACTTGCCGTTGCTGCCGAACCTGCTCTGGGTAAGACAGGTTTCACAATTGTTACGATAGCAGCACTACTAGCAACCTTTTCTGCGATCAATGCCACTATCTATGGAAATGCCAGACTCAGTTATACCCTGGCCAAAGAAGGAGAGCTTCCTGAAGAGCTGGAAAATGAAAGAGAAGATATTCCGTTTGTAGGGGTTTTGATCACGACACTGTTGAGTTTGATATTAGCTAACACCATTGATCTCAGAGAGATTGCCATTATCGGGAGTGCCGGTTTTTTACTGATCTTTACCCTGATCAATCTCAGTGCGTTTAAACTTTCCAAACATATCCATGCAAGTACTATGGTTACACTGATTTCCACTTCAGCCAGCTTTATTTCTCTACTGACGCTATTGATCCATACCTCAAAGGATACACCACAAGCTCTTTGGGTATTTATCTCATTTATCATATTTTCGATTCTCTTTGAATGGGGATACGGAAAATTTTTCAGGGGTCATTTTTTCAACCAGCCGTACTAATATCCATCTCGTGGCATTCTCCTCTTAATTGATGCCAATGTAAAAGGTATAAAATAAGTTCAATAAGGATCATCACCAGAAGATCGTAAAGAGTATCAATGGATCAAACAACAAACTATGATACAATACCCCTAAAAAATCAGGATTCATTCCCTATGAAACTACTCGTCTCAGCCCTTGAGCCATCAGCGAATCTCCATCTAAAAGAGGTACTTAAACATACTCAGGATGTAGAGCTTATGGGTATATTTGAAAAAAGTATATCTCACGGTACACCGCTATATGATATCTCTGAAATGGCGATTATGGGATTTGTAGATGCGATTAAAAAAATTCGTTGGTTTTTCAAAGTAGCTGATGAGATGGTGGAGCTGGCAGCAGATGCTGACAAAGTACTTTTAATGGACTCCTCAGGTTTTAACCTGCCTCTTTCAAAAAAGTTGAAAGAGAAATATCCAGATAAAGAGATCATCTACTATATCCTTCCACAGGTATGGGCAAGTCGTCCTAAGCGTGTGGAAAAGCTGGAGAAATACTGTGACAGGCTACTAGGGATCCTGCCGTTTGAGACCGAATACTATCCAAGCGGGAAAGCAGAGTATGTGGGACATCCTCTGTTAGATGAGATCGATGTAGTTCGCAATGATACAAGAGTTAAAGGAGTTGTTGCATTTCTTCCCGGTAGCCGCGTAAGTGAGATCACTAAGCTCATGCCTATCTATCTTGAAGTAAGACGCAAACTGGGTAATGATATCCACCCTCTTTTGGTGATCCCGCCCTCTTTTAGTAAACAAAAGATAGCCAAACTCTACAATGGCAACAGAGAGTTTGAGATCGTACGTGATACCCATAAAGCGCTGAGCCGATCAGAATTCGCATTTATCTGTTCGGGAACAGCGACACTGGAAGCTGCTTTGATCGGTACACCTTTTACCCTGGCCTATATCGCTAAAAAGATCGATTACTTTATAGGTAGAAAGCTATTCAATATCACACAGGTAGGATTGGCAAATATCATTCTTACACGTTTTAATGGTACAACCTTGCACAATGAACTGCTTCAAGAGGATGTCACGGTAGAAAACCTGCTTGTAGAATACAGAGATACCGACCAAACAATATTTGCCAAAAAAGCTAAAGAACTTAGAGAGTACTTGTCACATGGCAGCAGCAAAAACGTAGCAGAAATTATAATGGAATAACAATGACGATAAAGATACCTGATATTAGACTATCAAAACAAAAAACTCATCTCTTAAGGAGATATCCGTGTTAGTACATATTTGCTGTTCGGTTGACAGCCATTATTTCCTTCAAAAACTCCGTGAAGACTATCCAAATGAAAAGCTGACCGGATTCTTTTACGATCCAAACATCCATCCATACAGCGAATACCGTCTTAGACTGCTCGATGTAAAGCGTAGCTGCAAGATGCTCGGTATTGACCTGATAGAAGGAGAGTATGATACGGAAGGCTGGCTAAAAGCGGTCAGAGGACTTGAAAAAGAACCTGAGAAAGGTGCAAGATGTTCAGTCTGCTTTGATAACCGTTTTGAAGTAACTGCAAAACAAGCAGTAAGTATGCTGGAAGAGAACTTTACTTCTACTTTGCTTACCAGTCCCAAGAAGTCTCTTGTACAGCTCAAACGTGCCGGTGATGCCCTGGCAAACAAGTTTGGACTTAAGTTTCATGCGCCAGATTATAGAAAAGCTTCAGGGACACAGGAACAAAACCAGATGGCAAAAGAAGATGCACTCTACCGCCAAGACTATTGCGGATGTATCTTCGGACTTACAATGCAGCGTGAGCAGCAAGATAAACTTGCAGATGAACTCTTTACCCCTATTTCAAACCAGATTCAACCGGAATCTATCGATGCCAGACTTGAAATGTATGAAAAACGTCTAGACCTTGAAGAGCAAGGGAAAAAATATCAAATTATCAAAGAACGTTTTTTGAATTGGCGATTGCTCTCAGGCCTTTTAAGGGTGCGTAAAGAGGTCGTTCCTGCACATTTCTTGCCGTATTCAACACTCAAAGGTACCTATACAAGAGGTAAAATGGAATACAGTGTAAAAGAAGTACACCATATGAACCGTGATGAGGTCCGTTTTATTACTCTTGATTACTATAACAGCTTGGCAGGCACAGCATATAAGAATATCACTGAACTCATCTTCAATCCGCCTTCTTTTGATGCGGAGATGGATATACGTGCCAAGATCGTACATTCCCATTTTGATATGGGAGCGATTCTTGTAGTTGAAGAGATACCGGACAAAAAGCTGGAGATCATCTGTGAATCCAAAACTTACAGTGATGTTAAGGAGTCATTAATAGTGCTTGACTAAAACCTTTTATTTGCATAAAATAAAATATGTCATTAAAAGGAGAAGATGATGAAAAAAGTCAAACAGTTATCAGTTCTTGTTTCCAGTGCGTTATTGGTCAGTAATGTCGCTTATGCAGACTTTGGTGATGCCGTAGTCGGTGGTGTAGTTGGTGGTGCTGTCGGTTCAGTTATCACTAATGAAGTCTATAATAAAAATAAACAACAATCTACCCAACCCCAGCAAAGAAAATCTTCTGCTCCAAGTCAGAAGTATTATGCCCCTCAAATGACCGATGAAAAAAGGATTCAAAGATCACTTTCCAGCCTAGGATTTTATAGAGGGCGTATTGATGGTCAGGTCAATTCCTATGAAACCCGTGCAGCAATCAAAGAGATGAATATGGCCTATGAGATCAGCAACAATGCTTCACTTAAACCTGAAGCAAAAGATACACTTATTTTTCTTGGTACACTTTTTGAGTTTGACAGATATCTGAATGCTCAAAGCAGTGATAGAGATACACAAAATAGAAAGATTCAGGCAGCATTGAAGCTTCATGGTTACTATCATGGTACCATTGACGGTGCTTTAGGTAGCGGAAGTAGAAATGCTATCAGTCAATACAAAGCAGATAACGGCATGGGTTATGGCGGTTCACTTGACTTTGAACAAGAATATCAGCTTATCAATAGTGCCAAAGAAAAAAATGATAAAAATATTGAAGAGTCAATTGCTTCCCTTAAAGCACTGGGAAGACCTGCGTTACAACAAAACAAAGTGATTGATGTACAACAGTCCTCACAACTTTCTACACACTAATCCATATTTTATAAAGGCCGGTATTTCCGGTCTTTTCTACTGACCAAAAAATATCTCAAGTGAAACAAGTATCAGATAGTTTGCTTCAAAGTCATACAGTTTTTCCCACTCTACTCTTGGTTCCACTTCATAGTAAAGCCATTTTCTATAGATATTTTGTTTATAAATTCCATACAAACTATACTTGGTGATCTCGTTTTCTGGTTTTGTCTGCCCTTCAGTTGAAACACCTATTTGATATCCCTTATTGAATTTGGTTGTTTTATTGTAGGAAATAGTTGAGTAGTATCCCATTCCTTCAACCTCTTGTTTGGTATTTCTTCCCAGATGTATCCTGAACATCGCATTATCATCGGTGAACCTGTCAAAATATAAGTTGGTTTCCTCTTCAAAATGATACTTATTCGAGTATTTAAAGGACTGGCTAACCCTATTTCTCCATTTTCCTACGTTATAAGGAACCCACACATGGGTCAAGAGATAAGGGTTGTCAAATCCATGTATTCCCACAGAGACAAAAGAATGGATATAGTTTTTTGCAGGCAACGTATACCTTAGCCCGATACTTCCTTCTGTACCGTCTCTATAATCATTCATGCCTATTGTCTCTTCGTTATCACTTTCGATGTAGAGATTCAGTCTATTTTTCGTCTTAGGTAATGCTAAAGAAACTTTGAATGAAGTTGAAGGTGTAAATTTTTTGGCTTTATAGTCATACTTTAGCGTATTTCTCCATAAAGCATACGTTTTGGTATAGGCCTCATCAAAGATTTCATCTTTAAAAAAAGAGGAGAACCAGTCATTGATCGCAGGTTCTGTTTCATCTTCAGTAGTATCATCTTTTTTATAAAGTGTAGTTGCATTGGTTTCAATCAAGTAATCATATGTAGAAAGCTTTTCATCGAGATGATGAGAAAAAATGTGAAGTTTTTTGGTCAAAAAACGGTGATAAGTATCTGTCCATGTTTCTTCTTCTACAGTAGCATTCTGCTCTGCCCATGTAACGCTACTAAGCATAAAGAGTATAAAAATAATACGTACCATTTCTCATTTTACAAGAAATTATATTAAAACATAACACTTTATGCTACAATCCACCCTATGAACTTTTCATTTGGTGCACCATGGTTTTTACTGTTATTATTGTTGATCCCGTGTTTTATATGGTGTAAAGTACATACAAAGCACTTTTATTTTACAAAAATAGCATGGGTACGTACTCAAATTCCCCTCTTCTCTCTGCTGCTTTGGCTAAAAATCACTATATTTGCTTTAATGGTTGTGGCTTTGGCTGAACCATATATCTATGATCCAACTTCCAACAGTACCAAACGGGGACGTGATCTAGCACTTGTACTTGATGCAAGCGGTTCCATGGCACAAAGCGGGTTTCATACCAAAAACCGTTTTAAAAACCGCTATGAAGTCAGTATCGATCTTGCAAAAGACTTCGTAAAAAAACGTCTGGATGATAACATTGCTGTAGTGGTCTTCGGTACCTTTGCCTATACAGCTTCACCGTTAACATATGACCTGAGCGGAGTATCATATCTGCTGGAT
This is a stretch of genomic DNA from Sulfurovum zhangzhouensis. It encodes these proteins:
- the metK gene encoding methionine adenosyltransferase, giving the protein MYLFTSETVSAGHPDKCADIIADTIVDTLLQSDPKSKVATETFLSGNHIIIGGEVKTTAATSEAFYKDIARKALHNIGYPEREGFGRGDTLYPDEADIHVYISEQSPDITIGVEKADEEIGAGDQGIMFGYATSERDDYMPTALAYAREIRDVLYAYALQHPETFGVDLKTQVTIDYGSKENFDNCNPIRVAQIVVAISHSEKTTQKEVQQLVKKLIIENVKFKEGHFDEEHVVFYINNTGRFVRHSPIADSGLTGRKVVCDTYGGYAPIGGGSQSSKDYSKVDRSALYAARWVAKHIVAAGLAKKALVQLAYVIAEPIPISVTVDTQHTALTDIKDEELSIKIAAQFPLTPKWITEKFGLDRPSKEHFLYAEVAAKGQVGYSEYPWEQLDALDWFKKLKQ
- a CDS encoding nitrilase-related carbon-nitrogen hydrolase; the protein is MDESIFKVAAVQAVPVFFDRESTVEKACRLIKEASQNGARLIVFPEVFVPGYPDWVWNGPASQISLNQELYGLYSLKKRLKNIM
- a CDS encoding APC family permease — protein: MKRSNSRRTITLLGAISIGIGGMVGGGIFAVLGEAVSLAHGATMVAFLVAGIVAVLSAYSYAKLSVHYQNRGGTVVFVNHAFGFNLLSGSLNLLLWLSYLVTISLYAVAFASYGATFFPQPSESWLRHLLISIAIVLPTAINLISASFVSRSESLIVFIKVILLLLIIVSGSGYIEVERLSPVEWGTPFSIFIAGMIIFVAYEGFELIANASEDIENPESNLPKAFFISVISVIVLYILIAIITVGTVSSDTLLKAKDYALAVAAEPALGKTGFTIVTIAALLATFSAINATIYGNARLSYTLAKEGELPEELENEREDIPFVGVLITTLLSLILANTIDLREIAIIGSAGFLLIFTLINLSAFKLSKHIHASTMVTLISTSASFISLLTLLIHTSKDTPQALWVFISFIIFSILFEWGYGKFFRGHFFNQPY
- the lpxB gene encoding lipid-A-disaccharide synthase, yielding MKLLVSALEPSANLHLKEVLKHTQDVELMGIFEKSISHGTPLYDISEMAIMGFVDAIKKIRWFFKVADEMVELAADADKVLLMDSSGFNLPLSKKLKEKYPDKEIIYYILPQVWASRPKRVEKLEKYCDRLLGILPFETEYYPSGKAEYVGHPLLDEIDVVRNDTRVKGVVAFLPGSRVSEITKLMPIYLEVRRKLGNDIHPLLVIPPSFSKQKIAKLYNGNREFEIVRDTHKALSRSEFAFICSGTATLEAALIGTPFTLAYIAKKIDYFIGRKLFNITQVGLANIILTRFNGTTLHNELLQEDVTVENLLVEYRDTDQTIFAKKAKELREYLSHGSSKNVAEIIME
- a CDS encoding epoxyqueuosine reductase QueH; this encodes MLVHICCSVDSHYFLQKLREDYPNEKLTGFFYDPNIHPYSEYRLRLLDVKRSCKMLGIDLIEGEYDTEGWLKAVRGLEKEPEKGARCSVCFDNRFEVTAKQAVSMLEENFTSTLLTSPKKSLVQLKRAGDALANKFGLKFHAPDYRKASGTQEQNQMAKEDALYRQDYCGCIFGLTMQREQQDKLADELFTPISNQIQPESIDARLEMYEKRLDLEEQGKKYQIIKERFLNWRLLSGLLRVRKEVVPAHFLPYSTLKGTYTRGKMEYSVKEVHHMNRDEVRFITLDYYNSLAGTAYKNITELIFNPPSFDAEMDIRAKIVHSHFDMGAILVVEEIPDKKLEIICESKTYSDVKESLIVLD
- a CDS encoding peptidoglycan-binding protein, whose translation is MKKVKQLSVLVSSALLVSNVAYADFGDAVVGGVVGGAVGSVITNEVYNKNKQQSTQPQQRKSSAPSQKYYAPQMTDEKRIQRSLSSLGFYRGRIDGQVNSYETRAAIKEMNMAYEISNNASLKPEAKDTLIFLGTLFEFDRYLNAQSSDRDTQNRKIQAALKLHGYYHGTIDGALGSGSRNAISQYKADNGMGYGGSLDFEQEYQLINSAKEKNDKNIEESIASLKALGRPALQQNKVIDVQQSSQLSTH